The following coding sequences are from one Rathayibacter sp. VKM Ac-2760 window:
- a CDS encoding DUF4870 domain-containing protein, with amino-acid sequence MSATPPPPPAYSTPAPPLNPADEKTWAIVTHITGIFFSFIPSLIVYLVFKGRGPFLEAHAKTALNFHLTTLIAYVAGTILSFVLVGFIVFIVVPILVIVFAIIASVRASAGEYYTYPLSIPFFK; translated from the coding sequence ATGTCGGCCACCCCGCCCCCGCCGCCCGCCTACTCGACGCCCGCCCCGCCGCTGAACCCGGCGGACGAGAAGACCTGGGCGATCGTCACCCACATCACCGGGATCTTCTTCAGCTTCATCCCGTCGCTGATCGTCTACCTGGTCTTCAAGGGCCGCGGACCCTTCCTCGAGGCGCACGCGAAGACCGCGCTGAACTTCCACCTCACGACGCTGATCGCGTACGTGGCGGGCACGATTTTGAGCTTCGTGCTCGTCGGCTTCATCGTCTTCATCGTCGTGCCGATCCTCGTGATCGTCTTCGCGATCATCGCCTCGGTGCGCGCGAGCGCCGGCGAGTACTACACGTACCCGCTGAGC
- the hrcA gene encoding heat-inducible transcriptional repressor HrcA: MVTERGLQVLRVIVQDYVANREPVGSKSIVERHAFGVSAATIRNEMAQLEEEELIAAPHTSSGRVPTDKGYRLFVDQLTDLRPLTAAQRQAIETFLGQSPDLDEVLVRTVRLLSQLTNSVALVQYPSFGAARIRHVELVALAPRRLLSVLITDTGRVDQRVLETPEDVDELLLGEIRAKLNTAVLGLGLAAAAETLQSAVEQFSPERRDVVDPIVQTLLEQVGANRQDRLVMAGAANLVRTEEDFSGSIYPVLEAIEEQVELLRLFAEMTPDPRGISVRIGRENAPFGLQETSVLTSGYNTAGGQVSRLGVLGPIRMDYSGNIAAVRAVARYLSRLLGEE, encoded by the coding sequence ATGGTGACGGAGCGCGGTCTCCAGGTCCTGCGCGTGATCGTGCAGGACTACGTCGCGAACCGCGAGCCGGTCGGCTCCAAGTCGATCGTCGAGCGGCACGCCTTCGGTGTCTCCGCGGCGACCATCCGCAACGAGATGGCGCAGCTCGAGGAGGAGGAGCTGATCGCGGCCCCGCACACCTCCTCCGGCCGCGTGCCCACCGACAAGGGCTACCGCCTCTTCGTCGACCAGCTGACCGATCTGCGCCCGCTGACGGCGGCGCAGCGGCAGGCGATCGAGACGTTCCTCGGCCAGAGCCCGGACCTCGACGAGGTGCTGGTGCGCACGGTGCGGCTGCTCTCGCAGCTCACCAACAGCGTCGCCCTCGTGCAGTACCCCTCCTTCGGCGCCGCGCGCATCCGCCACGTCGAGCTGGTCGCGCTCGCCCCGCGCCGCCTGCTCTCGGTGCTGATCACCGACACCGGCCGCGTCGATCAGCGCGTGCTCGAGACCCCGGAGGACGTCGACGAGCTGCTGCTCGGCGAGATCCGCGCGAAGCTCAACACCGCGGTCCTCGGCCTGGGCCTCGCCGCCGCGGCCGAGACGCTGCAGAGCGCGGTGGAGCAGTTCAGCCCCGAGCGCCGCGACGTGGTCGACCCGATCGTGCAGACCCTGCTCGAGCAGGTCGGCGCGAACCGGCAGGACCGCCTCGTGATGGCGGGCGCCGCGAACCTGGTGCGCACCGAGGAGGACTTCTCGGGCAGCATCTACCCGGTGCTCGAGGCGATCGAGGAGCAGGTGGAGCTGCTGCGCCTCTTCGCCGAGATGACGCCGGATCCGCGCGGCATCTCCGTCCGCATCGGCCGCGAGAACGCGCCGTTCGGCCTGCAGGAGACCTCTGTGCTCACCAGCGGCTACAACACGGCCGGCGGCCAGGTCTCGCGCCTGGGCGTCCTCGGGCCGATCAGGATGGACTACTCCGGCAACATCGCGGCGGTCCGCGCCGTCGCCCGCTACCTCTCCCGCCTCCTCGGCGAGGAATGA